The following are encoded together in the Natronincola ferrireducens genome:
- the fabF gene encoding beta-ketoacyl-ACP synthase II gives MKKRVVVTGLGCVTPVGIGKEFFWKALTSGVCGVDYIEKFDTTDYPTKIAAEVKGFNPEEYMDKKEAKKMDRFTQFAIAASKLAVEDAKLDIENVEAERFGVVLGSGIGGIETFEEQNNKLMDRGPRRISPFFIPMMITNMGSGQVSMFFNAKGPNSTVVTACASSTNAVGEAFKIIERGDADIMITGGTEASITPLAMAGFCSMKAMSTYNEDPKKASRPFDTNRDGFVMGEGAGILILEDLEHALKRGAPIYAEIVGYGMSSDAYHITTPDPEGKGASRAMENALKDADVSYEKIDYINAHGTSTPYNDKFETMAIKKVFKEHAKKLCISSTKSMTGHLLGAAGGVEGIACVLAIYNDKVPPTINYETPDEECDLDYVPNVAKEKEVRYALSNSFGFGGHNATIIFKKYDK, from the coding sequence ATGAAAAAAAGAGTTGTCGTGACGGGATTAGGCTGTGTTACTCCTGTAGGAATAGGCAAAGAATTCTTCTGGAAAGCTCTTACGTCGGGTGTTTGTGGAGTGGATTATATTGAAAAATTTGATACAACAGATTACCCTACCAAAATAGCTGCTGAGGTAAAAGGTTTCAATCCAGAAGAGTATATGGATAAAAAAGAAGCAAAAAAAATGGATAGGTTTACCCAATTCGCCATCGCAGCTTCTAAGTTAGCTGTTGAAGATGCAAAATTAGATATAGAGAATGTAGAAGCTGAGAGGTTTGGTGTAGTTCTTGGGTCAGGAATAGGTGGTATTGAAACCTTTGAAGAACAAAATAACAAGTTAATGGATAGGGGACCAAGAAGGATTAGTCCATTCTTTATACCTATGATGATTACAAATATGGGTTCTGGACAGGTTTCAATGTTTTTCAATGCTAAAGGACCAAATAGTACCGTTGTTACTGCATGTGCATCTTCAACCAATGCTGTGGGAGAAGCCTTTAAAATTATTGAACGCGGAGACGCAGACATTATGATTACAGGTGGGACAGAAGCTTCTATCACACCTCTTGCTATGGCAGGCTTTTGTTCTATGAAGGCTATGTCCACCTATAACGAAGATCCTAAAAAGGCCAGTAGGCCCTTTGATACAAATAGAGATGGGTTTGTTATGGGAGAAGGAGCAGGTATATTAATACTAGAGGATTTAGAGCATGCTCTTAAAAGGGGGGCTCCTATTTATGCTGAAATTGTGGGGTATGGTATGAGTAGTGATGCTTACCATATTACTACACCAGACCCAGAAGGCAAAGGCGCTTCTAGGGCGATGGAAAATGCTTTAAAGGATGCCGATGTTTCCTATGAAAAAATTGATTATATTAATGCCCATGGAACTAGTACCCCTTATAATGATAAGTTTGAAACGATGGCTATCAAAAAAGTGTTTAAGGAGCATGCAAAGAAATTGTGTATAAGCTCAACTAAATCTATGACGGGACATCTATTAGGGGCAGCCGGTGGAGTGGAGGGTATAGCATGTGTTCTAGCTATTTATAATGATAAGGTGCCACCTACCATTAACTATGAAACCCCTGATGAAGAATGTGATTTAGATTATGTTCCAAACGTGGCTAAGGAAAAAGAGGTAAGATATGCTCTTTCTAATTCCTTTGGTTTTGGAGGCCACAATGCTACTATTATTTTCAAAAAGTACGATAAATAA
- the rnc gene encoding ribonuclease III, with translation MQYIEDHIKELQETLNYKFKDLELLKEALTHSSYANESKTKKAKYNERLEFLGDSILGLVVSEYIFMTYKHLPEGELTKVRANVVCEPSLAVQARGINLGKYLLLGKGEDFTGGRQRESILADAFEALIGAIYIDGGIEVTKRFILGKFLESIDLATKGSLFRDYKTLLQELLQSKTSEKITYHVVREHGPDHNKSFDVEVLIGNKVIGRGSGKSKKEAEQRAAQEAIKRG, from the coding sequence ATGCAATATATAGAGGATCATATAAAGGAATTACAGGAGACATTGAATTATAAATTTAAGGATTTAGAGCTATTAAAGGAAGCCTTAACCCATAGCTCTTATGCAAATGAATCTAAAACTAAAAAGGCCAAATATAATGAACGATTGGAATTTTTAGGAGATTCTATTTTGGGTTTGGTGGTAAGTGAGTATATATTTATGACCTATAAGCATTTACCGGAAGGAGAACTAACAAAGGTTAGAGCCAATGTAGTTTGCGAACCTTCCCTAGCTGTTCAAGCAAGAGGAATAAATTTAGGAAAATATTTACTGCTGGGAAAAGGAGAAGATTTTACCGGTGGGCGACAAAGAGAATCTATATTGGCAGATGCTTTTGAGGCTTTGATTGGGGCTATATATATTGATGGTGGTATTGAAGTTACAAAGAGATTTATCCTGGGTAAGTTTTTGGAGAGTATTGATTTAGCAACTAAAGGCAGTTTGTTTAGAGATTATAAAACCCTTTTGCAGGAACTGCTGCAGAGTAAAACCTCAGAAAAAATTACTTATCATGTTGTTAGAGAACATGGACCTGATCATAACAAAAGTTTTGATGTAGAAGTATTGATAGGGAATAAAGTCATTGGAAGAGGTAGTGGAAAAAGTAAAAAGGAGGCAGAACAAAGAGCTGCCCAAGAAGCAATTAAGCGAGGTTAG
- a CDS encoding elongator complex protein 3, whose product MSKKLYIIPIFIPHKGCPHDCSFCNQKKIAGEIIDVTCRDVDRIIHHYLNLFSEQAKTIEVAFYGGSFTGLSKEKQIELLKPAFDMKKKGIIHSIRLSTRPDYIDTEILENLKEYGVSTIELGLQSTDDNILLLNNRGHTRDEIVKAAVLIKDFQFKLGLQMMVGLLGDNRQTIDKTAEDIILLKPDFVRVYPTVVIQDTYLEKLYYKGKYRPFTLGDTVEICKDLLLKFEEKDIPVIRLGLQSTEDIQQGKAIIAGPYHPAFREIVESEIYKDRIETKLKNKQLLKEAILTVYCHPKVISKIAGFKQCNKLYFINKYSLYKMIIKSCDNMETKDVKVEITVQ is encoded by the coding sequence ATGTCAAAAAAACTTTATATTATTCCCATTTTTATACCCCATAAAGGCTGTCCCCATGATTGTAGCTTTTGCAATCAAAAGAAAATAGCCGGAGAAATAATAGATGTTACCTGTAGGGATGTAGATAGAATTATTCATCATTATTTAAATTTATTTTCTGAGCAAGCTAAAACTATAGAGGTTGCCTTTTATGGAGGAAGCTTTACAGGACTGTCTAAGGAAAAACAGATTGAACTTCTAAAGCCAGCTTTTGATATGAAGAAAAAAGGGATTATTCACAGTATTAGGCTGTCAACAAGACCAGATTATATTGACACAGAAATACTAGAGAACTTAAAAGAATATGGTGTTTCTACCATTGAATTAGGTTTGCAATCTACCGATGACAATATACTTCTTTTAAATAATAGGGGACATACAAGGGATGAAATTGTAAAGGCTGCTGTATTAATTAAGGATTTCCAATTTAAATTAGGACTACAAATGATGGTGGGTCTGCTGGGAGACAATAGACAAACAATAGATAAAACTGCTGAGGATATTATTTTATTGAAGCCCGACTTCGTAAGGGTCTATCCAACAGTTGTTATCCAAGATACCTACTTAGAAAAATTGTACTACAAAGGAAAATATAGACCTTTTACCCTAGGGGATACAGTTGAGATTTGCAAGGATCTCTTACTGAAGTTTGAGGAAAAGGATATACCAGTTATCCGCTTAGGATTACAAAGTACTGAGGATATTCAGCAAGGCAAGGCTATTATTGCAGGACCCTATCACCCCGCCTTTAGAGAAATAGTTGAATCTGAGATTTATAAAGATAGAATAGAGACAAAACTTAAAAATAAGCAGTTACTAAAAGAGGCTATATTAACAGTTTATTGTCATCCTAAGGTTATATCAAAAATAGCGGGCTTTAAGCAATGTAACAAGCTATATTTTATTAATAAATATAGCTTGTATAAGATGATAATTAAATCTTGTGATAATATGGAAACAAAAGATGTTAAAGTAGAAATAACTGTTCAATAG